In the genome of Chrysemys picta bellii isolate R12L10 chromosome 17, ASM1138683v2, whole genome shotgun sequence, one region contains:
- the LOC122172184 gene encoding WD repeat-containing protein 87: MSGAARIVPGWKNLKSQIFQKLQMPKELPEAVPGTPVLLSDRPSLVYRASRHPHLMPRICFYPTPTANVFVCFSWGGPGLKQDQARVWLQHGEDESAVVEKDVPMAQRVKVLQVSYVPSQRLLATYCDDLHLRLFGDHTQGLRLLTAVRCPHSVTSMCYNPETGELVTGAIGAISFWAFSPGPAPGLGISWAVSVAGGEFVHCLSVERDVRALVALCESTIRLYDCQRRAETQAFQLSQGVSLTCCSAHGPQGHLYVGDLAGHVKLWSLETGRQEQQFQAHLSAVTSVVCRPAMHTLLTASLDGLLKEWGLGSCELLRRLDVGEPVFQLGFVTERMFYCRSQHSFSLRTLRNFYQLFNAAGSGLRRLARVPCGPGRARILATTEDGVTRFLSSVTGELLLLTWPFHRLEKALDYAYDPEREELVVTVGTADVYVLDTTICPSPAKYVLCTTENRDDKVLCLAFCRLDLGTQPTGFVFSGHWSGHVRLVSQHAHSLAERQIHKGGVGALCSLSACGDLSYRSPESNFLCSYGADERIVLSDVGLTGSELELRPLVVIPSTGCRIQSLLLVPGYLCALTEQNRLRLWRQAALVPRKINPYWLETCPLHSCSVTSLDYCHPLQLLLTGGADGSVRVWSLTGVLLVDFDTSLQFSRVCFASLRGDLLVGCSTNIYFISCLKYLPRRHLKALAAWQVEDDVVEHPLPFLPNFLLSFDTVFVPRYLWAGEKSKCFQGMEALTSHREVMLVKRVARVVTSAKTERGPSPGPEAPGGVPELAADFRPARTLTKRLLSLPVEPPGGEEPQAPGELVPRLQKHFLPGGPWLIGPDGYIPNSIIRAQLWPLGTPPHLQCSLKVTPRRWLPPRKPVPVQEPAASRWWEEPAEKGKAKRKPQDQPRSFVDPELPRDVLAEIVAKNWLRQRPSEVTLESVLRAVLAQLEDGPLSAYSLCTAALVQICQAYVLPPPLQGEAAARLYQGTASENGRTRQAAWETLGEMELLSHRDVVPLTRALLDPDWQVRDQARSLIASVAGITDKGVLQKAIKRHVTPTKEQPPDPGRGWGPKGLDPSSDIRRQPVLSPPAAPLTRSLRSAPPRSVTLSGTFVQYGLGLPGPEAEGPGWAPAQLSITELEILLAQVETRLTDDLYLAEEGPEPRARGQGPSLKWPKASELLGAEAAGAEPTQGQAKRLKLFGETQLPRSSGAAKEAPGTKNQRHPQDKLPQIQPGAQRLTAPVMVPSSEALGPSSKAERRQGPASAPGSRSSEVPKVPLPKVGQPPLGPRPPDPHTKRYQETLKRQLLKKKQPGEPLSWQPSRPSAQAMRPESSDPFLIDPSHRYGADSARWRDDICTLLNLRIAPSADDRSTLEELVASTRLALGRPSSSWSLGKSSSTVVRGLQERYAAAEELVAKLGTCLAQEAWAKRAEGGLAEGAPAEGGLAEGAPAEGGLAEGAVRGLAKGGLADGAPDEGGLAEGAVRGLAKGAVRGLAKGAPDEGGLAEGAVRGLPKGAPDEGGLAEGAVRGLAEGGLAEGAEQVLGGRASKAPVARPEELAPGSPGAVAGGVEGQVWQRIQPLLAILADPARLESTDTAELLGRLQALGQCPSVEHRVALESTLAMAAQVLGEEDAGLGRAVSLCALLASPGQQPHEATVSTELLQAQPRPEPGLAKELLASAQARLQASAERMGQEWAWWEQVAQPGRPSLELAALREDEAARRKTQPLALWLGRVRAQQRRFQQREPGAGGPREQEEAVPVDSQRQKVDLYLPDRLPTASTGWAEVGAHQLPGEDKFLALYQVLVTLQQRHGPFSPAWWEQFHRLAELYGLGRPLSRALIQQLGAADRHSSKSLPGMSPARGEAQEQSEATLGQRILYQILHRAPQKPPEPPSFYGVIPLSYQNNVHTLQPRGEARYGAVALAWRTAQQDGRGQQPQLHLGVG, from the exons ATGTCAGGAGCTGCCAGGATCGTCCCCGGATGGAAGAACTTGAAATCTCAGATCTTCCAAAAGCTGCAGATGCCAAAG GAGCTGCCCGAGGCGGTGCCAGGGACGCCGGTGCTGCTGAGCGACAGACCCTCCCTTGTGTACCGGGCCAGCCGCCACCCTCACCTCATGCCCCGCATCTGCTTCTACCCGACTCCCACCGCCAACGTCTTCGTCTGCTTCTCCtgggggggcccggggctgaaACAGGACCAG GCCCGGGTCTGGCTGCAGCACGGGGAGGATGAGAGCGCGGTGGTGGAGAAGGACGTCCCCATGGCCCAGCGGGTGAAGGTGCTGCAGGTGTCCTACGTGCCCAGCCAGCGCCTGCTGGCCACCTACTGCGACGACCTGCACCTGCGGCTCTTCGGGGACCACACTCAGGGCCTGCGGCTCCTCACAGCCGTCCGCTGTCCGCACTCCGTCACCAGCATGTGCTACAACCCGGAGACAGGTGAGCTGGTCACGGGGGCCATCGGCGCCATCAGCTTCTGGGCCTTCAGCCCGGGGCCCGCGCCAGGCCTGGGCATCTCGTGGGCGGTGAGCGTGGCCGGCGGAGAGTTCGTGCACTGCCTGAGCGTGGAGCGGGACGTGCGGGCGCTGGTGGCCCTGTGCGAGAGCACCATCCGGCTCTACGACTGCCAGCGCCGGGCCGAGACCCAGGCCTTCCAGCTTAGCCAGGGTGTCTCCCTCACCTGCTGCTCCGCCCACGGGCCCCAGGGCCACCTGTACGTGGGCGACCTGGCCGGGCACGTCAAGCTGTGGAGCCTGGAGACGGGACGCCAGGAGCAGCAGTTCCAGGCCCACCTGAGCGCCGTGACCAGCGTGGTGTGCCGCCCGGCCATGCACACCCTGCTGACGGCGTCGCTGGACGGGCTGCTCAAGGAGTGGGGCCTGGGCAGCTGCGAGTTGCTGCGCCGGCTGGACGTGGGCGAGCCGGTCTTCCAGCTGGGCTTTGTCACCGAGCGGATGTTCTACTGCCGCTCGCAGCACAGCTTCTCCCTCCGCACCCTGCGCAACTTCTACCAGCTCTTCAACGCCGCCGGCTCCGGCCTGCGCAGGCTGGCCCGCGTGCCCTGCGGCCCCGGCAGAGCCCGCATCCTGGCCACCACCGAGGACGGGGTGACCCGCTTCCTCTCGTCTGTCACCGGGGAGCTGCTCCTCCTCACTTGGCCCTTCCACAGGCTGGAGAAGGCCCTGGACTACGCCTACGACCCGGAGCGGGAGGAGCTGGTGGTGACCGTGGGGACTGCCGACGTCTACGTCCTGGACACCaccatctgccccagcccggcCAAGTACGTCCTGTGCACCACGGAGAACCGAGACGACAAGGTGCTGTGCTTGGCCTTCTGCCGCCTGGACCTAGGCACCCAGCCCACCGGCTTCGTGTTCAGCGGGCACTGGAGCGGGCACGTGCGCCTGGTCTCCCAGCACGCCCACAGCCTGGCGGAGCGGCAGATCCACAAAGGGGGGGTAGGCGCCCTGTGTAGCCTGTCGGCCTGCGGGGACCTGTCCTACCGCTCCCCGGAGTCCAACTTCCTCTGCTCCTACGGTGCGGACGAGCGGATCGTGCTGTCCGACGTGGGCCTGACGGGCAGCGAGCTGGAGCTCCGGCCCCTGGTCGTCATCCCCAGCACCGGCTGCCGGatccagagcctcctgcttgtGCCAGGCTACCTCTGCGCCCTGACCGAGCAGAACCGGCTCAGGCTTTGGAGACAGGCCGCCCTGGTGCCCCGGAAGATCAACCCGTACTGGCTGGAGACCTGCCCCCTGCACTCCTGCTCCGTCACCTCCTTGGACTACTGCCAcccgctgcagctgctgctgacgGGGGGCGCGGACGGCTCGGTGAGGGTGTGGTCCCTGACGGGCGTCCTGCTGGTGGACTTCGACACCAGCCTACAGTTCAGTCGCGTTTGCTTCGCCAGCCTCCGGGGCGACCTGCTGGTTGGCTGCAGCACCAACATCTACTTCATCTCCTGCCTCAAGTACCTGCCCCGCCGGCACCTCAAGGCGCTGGCTGCCTGGCAGGTGGAGGACGACGTGGTCgagcaccccctgcccttcctccccaaCTTCCTCCTGTCCTTCGACACGGTCTTCGTACCCAGGTACCTCTGGGCGGGCGAGAAGTCCAAGTGCTTCCAAGGCATGGAGGCCCTCACCAGCCACCGGGAGGTTATGCTGGTCAAGAGAGTGGCCAGGGTGGTGACCAGTGCCAAGACAGAGAGAGGACCCTCTCCCGGCCCAGAGGCCCCCGGCGGGGTGCCAGAGCTCGCTGCGGATTTCCGGCCCGCTCGGACACTCACCAAGAGGCTCCTGTCCTTGCCGGTGGAGCCGCCAGGCGGCGAGGAGCCCCAGGCACCCGGGGAGCTAGTGCCGCGGCTCCAGAAGCATTTCCTGCCAGGGGGGCCGTGGCTCATCGGGCCGGACGGCTACATTCCCAACTCCATCATCAGGGCCCAGCTCTGGCCGCTGGGCACGCCCCCGCACCTCCAGTGCTCCCTCAAGGTGACCCCGCGCCGGTGGCTGCCGCCGCGGAAGCCAGTCCCGGTCCAGGAGCCGGCGGCGTCCCGGTGGTGGGAGGAGCCGGCAGAGAAGGGGAAGGCCAAGCGGAAGCCGCAGGACCAGCCCAGGTCCTTCGTGGACCCGGAGCTGCCCCGGGACGTGCTGGCCGAGATCGTGGCCAAGAATTGGCTGAGGCAGAGGCCCAGCGAGGTGACGCTGGAGTCCGTCCTGCGGGCCGTGTTGGCCCAGCTAGAAGACGGGCCGCTCTCCGCGTACAGCCTGTGCACCGCCGCCCTGGTGCAGATCTGCCAGGCCTACGTGCTGCCGCCCCCACTGCAAGGCGAGGCCGCCGCCCGCCTCTACCAGGGCACCGCCAGCGAGAACGGCCGGACCCGGCAGGCGGCCTGGGAGACCCTGGGTGAGATGGAGCTACTgagccacagggacgtggtgccgctGACCCGGGCCCTGCTGGACCCGGACTGGCAGGTGCGGGACCAGGCCCGCTCGCTCATCGCCTCCGTCGCCGGCATCACCGACAAGGGCGTCCTCCAGAAGGCGATCAAGAGGCACGTCACGCCCACCAAGGAGCAGCC CCCTGacccgggcaggggctggggccccaAGGGGCTAGACCCATCGAGTGACATCAGACGCCAGCCGGTGCTGTCTCCCCCCGCCGCGCCCCTCACCCGCTCTCTCcgctctgccccccccaggagTGTCACCCTCAGCGGGACGTTTGTGCAGTACGGGCTGGGGCTAccggggcctgaggcagaggGGCCGGGGTGGGCGCCAGCCCAGCTCAGCATCACAGAACTGGAGATCCTCCTGGCTCAAGTGGAGACCAGGCTGACGGACGACCTGTACCTGGCGGAGGAGGGCCCGGAGCCCAGGGCCAGGGGCCAGGGGCCCAGCCTCAAATGGCCCAAGGCGTCAGAGCTGCTGGGCGCGGAGGCGGCTGGGGCGGAGCCGACCCAGGGCCAGGCCAAGAGGCTGAAGCTCTTTGGAGAGACCCAGCTGCCCAGGAGCTCTG GTGCAGCCAAAGAGGCCCCTGGCACAAAGAACCAGAGACACCCGCAGGACAAGCTGCCCCAGATCCAGCCGGGGGCCCAGCGCCTCACAGCCCCGGTTATGGTGCCGAGCAGCGAGGCGCTGGGCCCCAGCTCCAAGGCGGAGAGACGGCAGGGCCCCGCCAGCGCCCCAGGCAGCCGCTCCTCCGAGGTGCCCAAGGTCCCGCTGCCCAAGGTGGGGCAGCCTCCCCTGGGCCCGCGCCCCCCGGACCCACACACCAAGCGCTACCAGGAGACGCTGAAGAGGCAGTTGCTGAAGAAGAAGCAGCCGGGCGAGCCACTGTCCTGGCAGCCGAGCCGGCCCTCGGCCCAGGCCATGCGCCCCGAGTCCTCCGACCCCTTCCTCATCGACCCCAGTCACCGGTACGGCGCCGACAGCGCCCGCTGGCGGGACGACATCTGCACGCTGCTCAACCTGCGCATCGCCCCCTCGGCCGACGACCGCAGCACCCTGGAGGAGCTGGTGGCGTCCACCCGCCTGGCCCTGGGCCGGCCCAGCAGCTCCTGGAGCCTCGGCAAGTCCAGCAGCACAGTCGTCCGGGGCCTGCAGGAGAGATACGCGGCTGCCGAGGAGCTGGTGGCCAAGCTGGGCACGTGCCTGGCCCAGGAGGCCTGGGCCAAAAGGGCAGAAGGGGGCCTGGCTGAGGGGGCCCCAGCTGAAGGGGGACTGGCCGAGGGGGCCCCAGCTGAAGGGGGCCTGGccgagggggcagtcagaggcctGGCCAAGGGGGGCCTGGCCGACGGGGCCCCAGATGAAGGGGGCCTGGccgagggggcagtcagaggcctGGCcaagggggcagtcagaggcctGGCCAAGGGGGCCCCAGATGAAGGGGGCCTGGccgagggggcagtcagaggcctGCCCAAGGGGGCCCCAGATGAAGGGGGCCTGGccgagggggcagtcagaggcctGGCCGAGGGCGGCCTGGCcgagggggcagagcaggtgcTGGGTGGCAGGGCGTCCAAGGCCCCTGTGGCACGGCCAGAAGAGCTGGCCCCGGGCAGCCCGGGGGCAGTCGCTGGGGGTGTCGAGGGGCAGGTCTGGCAGAGAATCCAGCCGCTACTGGCGATCCTGGCCGACCCGGCCCGGCTGGAGAGCACCGACACCGCCGAGCTGCTGGGCCGGCTCCAAGCCCTCGGGCAGTGCCCCTCCGTGGAGCACAGGGTGGCGCTGGAGTCCACGCTGGCCATGGCGGCCCAGGTGCTGGGAGAGGAGGACGCCGGCCTGGGCAGGGCAGTGTCGCTCTGCGCCCTCCTGGCCAGCCCCGGGCAACAGCCGCACGAGGCCACCGTGTCCACGGAGCTGCTCCAGGCCCAGCCCAGACCCGAGCCCGGCCTGGCTAAGGAGCTGCTGGCGTCTGCCCAGGCCCGGCTGCAGGCCAGCGCCGagaggatggggcaggagtgggccTGGTGGGAGCAGGTGGCCCAGCCGGGGCGGCCCAGCCTGGAGCTGGCCGCGCTCCGGGAGGACGAGGCGGCCCGGCGGAAGACGCAGCCTCTGGCTTTATGGCTGGGCAGAGTCCGGGCCCAGCAGCGGAGGTTCCAGCAGCGTGAGCCCGGGGCCGGCGGgcccagggagcaggaggaggcggTGCCCGTGGACAGCCAGCGGCAGAAGGTCGACTTGTACCTGCCGGACCGGCTGCCGACTGCCAGCACCGGCTGGGCCGAGGTGGGAGCGCATCAACTGCCGGGCGAGGACAAGTTCCTGGCGCTCTACCAGGTGCTGGTCACCCTCCAGCAGCGCCACGGGCCCTTCTCCCCGGCCTGGTGGGAGCAGTTCCACCGGCTCGCCGAGCTCTACGGCCTCGGGCGGCCCCTGAGCCGCGCCTTGATCCAGCAGCTGGGGGCAGCCGACCGGCACAGCAGCAAGTCCCTCCCAGGCATGTCCCCGGCCAGGGGGGAGGCGCAGGAGCAGAGCGAGGCCACCCTGGGCCAGCGGATCCTCTACCAGATCCTGCATCGGGCCCCCCAGAAGCCACCCGAGCCGCCCAGCTTCTACGGCGTCATCCCCCTGAGCTACCAGAACAACGTGCACACGCTGCAGCCGCGGGGGGAGGCCCGGTACGGGGCCGTGGCCCTGGCCTGGAGGACGGCGCAGCAGGACggccggggccagcagccccagcTGCACTTGGGGGTGG